Proteins found in one Marinilabiliales bacterium genomic segment:
- a CDS encoding PAS domain S-box protein — translation MMDKSKKVLIVEDLPSDAELAEREIKKALPGCIFKRVETRDEFLSALEEFDPDIIVSDYQMPAFDGMTALKLALEKKPLVPFIMHTGSMNEDTAAECMKAGATDYVIKEHIKRLGPAVIRALDLAGLKRDNLASRLALVESEARFRRIAENAGDLIYRYDLFPERGFTFVSPSALEITGYTPEEHYSDPDLGMKLVHTGDRDKLQKIIEGEYESGQPVMMRWVKKSGDVIWIEQKNVLVYDDTGRLVSIEGIARDVTERIISRQKLQKALEKAEESDRLKTAFLNNLSHEIRTPLNAIVGF, via the coding sequence ATGATGGATAAATCCAAAAAGGTACTTATTGTGGAGGATCTGCCGTCTGATGCTGAACTGGCAGAAAGGGAGATAAAAAAGGCTCTGCCCGGCTGCATCTTTAAGAGGGTTGAGACGAGGGATGAGTTCCTCAGCGCTCTTGAGGAGTTCGATCCCGATATTATAGTTTCTGATTACCAGATGCCTGCATTTGACGGTATGACAGCTCTGAAACTGGCTCTGGAAAAGAAACCGCTCGTGCCGTTTATAATGCATACAGGCTCTATGAATGAAGATACGGCTGCTGAATGCATGAAGGCAGGTGCTACCGACTACGTAATAAAAGAGCATATTAAACGCCTTGGACCGGCGGTAATACGTGCGCTTGACCTGGCAGGTCTGAAAAGGGATAACCTGGCATCCCGTCTTGCACTGGTTGAAAGCGAGGCAAGGTTCCGGCGGATTGCAGAAAATGCAGGCGACCTCATTTACCGTTACGACCTTTTCCCCGAAAGGGGATTCACCTTTGTCAGTCCTTCAGCCCTTGAGATCACAGGTTATACACCTGAAGAACATTACAGTGATCCCGACCTGGGAATGAAACTGGTACACACCGGTGACAGGGATAAACTGCAGAAGATCATTGAGGGTGAATATGAAAGCGGGCAGCCGGTAATGATGAGGTGGGTGAAAAAGAGTGGTGATGTTATTTGGATAGAGCAGAAGAATGTCCTGGTTTATGATGATACGGGAAGGCTTGTTTCAATTGAGGGTATAGCACGGGATGTTACCGAGAGGATTATTTCACGTCAGAAACTGCAGAAAGCGCTGGAGAAGGCAGAGGAGAGCGACCGGCTTAAGACAGCTTTTCTCAATAACCTTTCTCACGAGATCCGGACCCCGCTGAACGCTATTGTAGGTTTTTAG
- a CDS encoding response regulator — MLGIIEDIINVSTIQTGQLEVHPVKTNVNRLLQRVCERYGTRAGIKEIQLECRPLISDQDALVMTDEIKLCHVINHLVDNALKFTDKGSVDVTSCIVENRIRFCVSDTGIGIDTSDSDLIFRHFHQSETGLSKKRGGLGIGLSVSRSFIEAMGGAIWFEKGDDAGTRFYVEIPWQPASENEEVKTTLNIKGKENLKVLVAEDEESNFFLMQEILSGLDLEILHAWNGKQAVDMVSQNSGISLVLMDIKMPIMGGLEATEQIKKKYPDLPVIAVTAHALSGDKERALEAGCDEYMTKPVSVSALTGAVSRHLGIVS; from the coding sequence TTGCTGGGTATAATCGAAGATATAATCAATGTATCGACAATCCAGACGGGACAGCTTGAGGTCCATCCGGTCAAAACAAATGTCAACCGTCTGCTTCAGAGGGTATGTGAACGGTATGGGACCCGCGCCGGCATTAAGGAGATACAACTGGAATGCAGGCCTCTGATCAGCGATCAGGATGCGTTGGTCATGACTGATGAGATTAAATTGTGTCACGTGATCAACCACCTGGTGGACAACGCATTGAAGTTTACTGACAAGGGCAGTGTGGATGTTACTTCCTGCATCGTTGAAAACAGGATCAGGTTCTGTGTATCGGATACGGGAATCGGGATTGATACTTCAGATAGTGATTTGATATTCAGGCATTTTCATCAGTCCGAGACCGGGCTTTCAAAAAAGAGGGGTGGACTGGGCATCGGGTTGTCGGTATCCAGGTCTTTTATCGAGGCGATGGGAGGTGCAATATGGTTTGAAAAGGGTGATGATGCCGGGACCAGATTCTATGTTGAGATCCCATGGCAGCCTGCTTCAGAAAACGAAGAGGTCAAAACCACTTTAAATATTAAGGGGAAAGAGAACCTGAAAGTACTTGTTGCAGAGGATGAGGAGAGCAACTTCTTCCTTATGCAGGAGATACTGAGCGGACTTGATCTGGAGATCCTGCATGCCTGGAACGGAAAGCAGGCTGTCGATATGGTGTCTCAGAATTCCGGCATCAGCCTGGTACTTATGGATATCAAGATGCCGATAATGGGCGGACTGGAAGCTACTGAGCAGATCAAGAAGAAATATCCTGATCTGCCTGTCATTGCAGTCACCGCTCATGCATTATCGGGTGACAAAGAAAGAGCACTTGAGGCGGGCTGTGATGAATACATGACAAAACCGGTTTCGGTAAGTGCCCTGACCGGGGCCGTCAGCAGGCACCTCGGGATCGTGTCCTGA
- a CDS encoding tetratricopeptide repeat protein, protein MRAKNKILHYIVYFTLIPTNMKKAIIIPVLLLSSIIVRSQTDFQYYNIALVKYNMSDYEGALADLTRALDNNPENFSAWVLRGSAKYNLENYTGAIDDYTRAIEIIKGEEKKEFKLTIYDQKGNIISSSGTATPDPNLAVPFFNRALSRLASGSYHDAVDDFSRALQHGADEVGTYFNRAIARGNLGEHREAFEDYTRVLDFEPDLAQVYYRRGFTGHELGRHEDACSDWKKALELGFEEAAEPLDLYCNTESNGSP, encoded by the coding sequence TTGAGGGCAAAAAACAAAATACTTCATTATATCGTTTATTTCACCTTAATCCCCACGAATATGAAAAAGGCAATTATCATACCGGTACTTTTGCTTTCAAGCATCATTGTGCGGTCGCAGACCGATTTCCAGTATTACAACATCGCCCTCGTGAAATACAATATGAGCGACTACGAGGGAGCCTTAGCAGACCTTACAAGGGCCCTGGACAATAACCCTGAAAATTTCTCGGCCTGGGTTCTGAGGGGATCTGCCAAATATAACCTGGAAAACTATACCGGGGCAATCGATGATTACACCAGGGCAATCGAGATAATAAAGGGTGAAGAAAAAAAGGAATTCAAACTGACAATTTACGACCAGAAGGGAAACATAATAAGCTCAAGTGGCACTGCAACCCCCGATCCGAACCTTGCCGTTCCGTTTTTTAACAGGGCGCTTTCCAGGCTGGCCAGCGGCAGTTATCATGATGCCGTTGATGATTTCAGCAGGGCCCTCCAACACGGCGCTGATGAGGTCGGCACCTATTTCAACCGGGCCATTGCCCGGGGAAACCTCGGAGAGCATCGCGAAGCATTTGAAGATTACACCAGGGTGCTGGATTTCGAACCGGATCTGGCGCAGGTATATTACCGGCGGGGATTTACCGGGCATGAACTGGGCAGGCACGAAGATGCATGTTCCGATTGGAAAAAGGCTCTGGAACTCGGGTTTGAAGAGGCAGCAGAACCTCTGGATTTATACTGCAACACCGAGAGTAACGGTTCCCCCTAG
- a CDS encoding glycerophosphodiester phosphodiesterase, with the protein MHRLLFFAVAMLIAACQSPNDQVMIVAHRGASHDAPENTIPAFLLALEQGADAIEGDFFLTADNEIVCIHDARTGRVSDMDLVVEESTLEELRQLDVGSWKGAQWAGTGMPALSEVFALVPPGIRIFLDIKSGPQILPRLYEEIENSGLDDDQVVLIAFNAEVVRQFKEKRPQHKAYWLSGLSLDDDGNVTPSPGSAIETLKRIGADGFSSHHGLITKEYIEQVLDAGFEYHVWTVNDPERAWELAGYGAMSITTDVPLTVREFFENKRLRQ; encoded by the coding sequence ATGCATAGACTACTTTTTTTTGCAGTTGCAATGCTTATTGCAGCATGCCAGTCCCCAAATGACCAGGTTATGATAGTAGCCCACAGGGGTGCCTCACATGATGCCCCGGAAAATACAATTCCCGCTTTCCTGCTGGCGCTGGAGCAGGGAGCCGATGCCATTGAGGGTGATTTTTTCCTGACTGCCGACAATGAAATAGTGTGCATACATGATGCCAGGACCGGCAGGGTGTCAGATATGGACCTTGTAGTTGAAGAATCAACCCTTGAAGAGCTCCGGCAACTTGATGTGGGTTCCTGGAAAGGTGCTCAATGGGCGGGAACAGGCATGCCTGCACTTTCAGAAGTGTTTGCGCTGGTGCCCCCGGGGATCAGGATATTCCTGGATATCAAGTCCGGTCCCCAAATACTGCCCCGGCTCTATGAAGAAATTGAAAACTCCGGCCTCGACGATGACCAGGTGGTGCTGATAGCTTTCAATGCCGAGGTGGTGAGGCAGTTCAAGGAGAAAAGGCCTCAGCATAAAGCCTACTGGTTATCAGGCCTCAGTCTGGATGATGACGGCAACGTGACACCGTCACCCGGATCGGCCATTGAAACTCTTAAGAGGATAGGGGCTGACGGGTTCTCCTCGCATCATGGCCTTATTACAAAAGAGTATATAGAGCAGGTGCTTGATGCCGGTTTTGAGTACCATGTGTGGACTGTCAACGATCCCGAAAGAGCATGGGAGCTGGCAGGTTACGGAGCTATGTCAATCACAACCGATGTTCCATTGACTGTAAGGGAATTTTTTGAAAATAAACGCCTGAGACAATAA
- a CDS encoding methyltransferase domain-containing protein: MDDAIKIRYSKLADETCCLSCGGAREKGCAQPGEVCVDLGSGRGNDVLRLAMEVGDSGFVYGIDATPGMISKGKLAATKLGVENAEFILSGLEDIPLASGTADLVISNCVINHVSNKSAVWNEIYRLLKSGGRFVVSDIYSVKPVPGEYSSDPSAVAECWAGAVTREEYLRMVQESGFVNIEILEESRPYSKGKIEACSFTIRGYR; the protein is encoded by the coding sequence ATGGACGATGCAATAAAAATACGTTATTCTAAACTTGCAGATGAAACCTGCTGCCTGTCTTGCGGGGGTGCCAGGGAAAAGGGTTGCGCACAGCCCGGCGAGGTTTGTGTTGACCTGGGCAGCGGACGCGGCAACGATGTTCTGAGGCTTGCCATGGAAGTGGGCGACAGTGGCTTTGTTTACGGGATAGATGCAACACCCGGGATGATAAGTAAAGGTAAACTGGCCGCCACAAAACTGGGAGTGGAGAATGCTGAGTTCATTTTGTCGGGGCTGGAGGATATACCCCTGGCGAGCGGCACTGCCGACCTGGTAATATCAAATTGCGTTATAAACCATGTAAGTAACAAGAGTGCTGTCTGGAACGAGATTTACCGTTTGCTGAAGAGCGGAGGGCGATTTGTGGTAAGTGATATCTACTCGGTTAAGCCGGTACCCGGTGAGTACAGTTCTGACCCCTCGGCGGTGGCAGAATGCTGGGCCGGGGCTGTGACCAGGGAGGAATATTTACGGATGGTGCAAGAATCGGGATTTGTCAATATAGAGATCCTGGAAGAGAGCCGGCCCTACAGTAAAGGCAAAATAGAGGCATGCAGTTTTACCATCAGGGGATACAGGTGA